A window of Halichoerus grypus chromosome 12, mHalGry1.hap1.1, whole genome shotgun sequence contains these coding sequences:
- the VSTM2A gene encoding V-set and transmembrane domain-containing protein 2A isoform X3: MMGIFLAYVGFVFFSVLYVQQGLSSQAKFTEFPRNVTATEGQNVEMSCAFQSGSASVYLEIQWWFLRGPEDLEPGAEVAGAQVELVPDRDPDNDGTKISTVKVQGNDISHKLQISKVRKKDEGLYECRVTDANYGELQEHKAQAYLKVNANSHARRMQAFEASPMWLQDMKPRKNVSAAIPSSIHSSANQRMYSTSSPQAVAKIPKQSPQSVHAKTFMSTRAKLAS, from the exons ATGATGGGGATCTTTTTGGCATATgttggatttgttttcttttccgtTTTATATGTTCAACAAGGGCTGTCTTCTCAAG CAAAATTTACCGAGTTTCCGCGGAACGTGACGGCGACCGAGGGGCAGAATGTGGAGATGTCTTgcgctttccaaagtggctctgcCTCGGTGTATCTGGAGATCCAGTGGTGGTTCCTGCGGGGGCCCGAGGACCTGGAGCCCGGGGCCGAGGTGGCTGGTGCTCAG GTGGAGCTGGTGCCCGACCGAGACCCGGACAACGACGGGACCAAGATCAGT ACAGTGAAAGTCCAAGGCAATGACATTTCTCACAAGCTCCAGATTTCCAAAGTGAGGAAAAAGGATGAAGGCTTGTACGAATGCAGGGTGACCGATGCCAATTACGGAGAGCTACAGGAACACAAAGCCCAGGCCTACCTGAAAGTCAACGCCAACAGCCATGCCAGGAGGATGCAGGCCTTCGAAGCCTCGCCCATGTGGCTGCAAGATATGAAGCCTCGCAAGAATGTCTCCGCGGCCATTCCCAGCAGCATCCACAGCTCTGCCAACCAGCGAATGTACTCCACCTCCAGCCCTCAAGCGGTAGCCAAAATCCCCAAACAAAGTCCACAATCAG TGCATGCCAAGACATTCATGAGCACCAGAGCCAAGCTGGCGAgctaa
- the VSTM2A gene encoding V-set and transmembrane domain-containing protein 2A isoform X1 gives MMGIFLAYVGFVFFSVLYVQQGLSSQAKFTEFPRNVTATEGQNVEMSCAFQSGSASVYLEIQWWFLRGPEDLEPGAEVAGAQVELVPDRDPDNDGTKISTVKVQGNDISHKLQISKVRKKDEGLYECRVTDANYGELQEHKAQAYLKVNANSHARRMQAFEASPMWLQDMKPRKNVSAAIPSSIHSSANQRMYSTSSPQAVAKIPKQSPQSAKSKSPVKSTERTAKLTLNSKHHSAPTVL, from the exons ATGATGGGGATCTTTTTGGCATATgttggatttgttttcttttccgtTTTATATGTTCAACAAGGGCTGTCTTCTCAAG CAAAATTTACCGAGTTTCCGCGGAACGTGACGGCGACCGAGGGGCAGAATGTGGAGATGTCTTgcgctttccaaagtggctctgcCTCGGTGTATCTGGAGATCCAGTGGTGGTTCCTGCGGGGGCCCGAGGACCTGGAGCCCGGGGCCGAGGTGGCTGGTGCTCAG GTGGAGCTGGTGCCCGACCGAGACCCGGACAACGACGGGACCAAGATCAGT ACAGTGAAAGTCCAAGGCAATGACATTTCTCACAAGCTCCAGATTTCCAAAGTGAGGAAAAAGGATGAAGGCTTGTACGAATGCAGGGTGACCGATGCCAATTACGGAGAGCTACAGGAACACAAAGCCCAGGCCTACCTGAAAGTCAACGCCAACAGCCATGCCAGGAGGATGCAGGCCTTCGAAGCCTCGCCCATGTGGCTGCAAGATATGAAGCCTCGCAAGAATGTCTCCGCGGCCATTCCCAGCAGCATCCACAGCTCTGCCAACCAGCGAATGTACTCCACCTCCAGCCCTCAAGCGGTAGCCAAAATCCCCAAACAAAGTCCACAATCAG CAAAGAGCAAATCGCCTGTAAAATCTACGGAGCGGACAGCAAAGTTGACCCTAAACTCCAAGCACCACTCTGCACCCACTGTTCTCTAA
- the VSTM2A gene encoding V-set and transmembrane domain-containing protein 2A isoform X4 yields the protein MMGIFLAYVGFVFFSVLYVQQGLSSQAKFTEFPRNVTATEGQNVEMSCAFQSGSASVYLEIQWWFLRGPEDLEPGAEVAGAQVELVPDRDPDNDGTKISTVKVQGNDISHKLQISKVRKKDEGLYECRVTDANYGELQEHKAQAYLKVNANSHARRMQAFEASPMWLQDMKPRKNVSAAIPSSIHSSANQRMYSTSSPQAVAKIPKQSPQSDLCIDNGPN from the exons ATGATGGGGATCTTTTTGGCATATgttggatttgttttcttttccgtTTTATATGTTCAACAAGGGCTGTCTTCTCAAG CAAAATTTACCGAGTTTCCGCGGAACGTGACGGCGACCGAGGGGCAGAATGTGGAGATGTCTTgcgctttccaaagtggctctgcCTCGGTGTATCTGGAGATCCAGTGGTGGTTCCTGCGGGGGCCCGAGGACCTGGAGCCCGGGGCCGAGGTGGCTGGTGCTCAG GTGGAGCTGGTGCCCGACCGAGACCCGGACAACGACGGGACCAAGATCAGT ACAGTGAAAGTCCAAGGCAATGACATTTCTCACAAGCTCCAGATTTCCAAAGTGAGGAAAAAGGATGAAGGCTTGTACGAATGCAGGGTGACCGATGCCAATTACGGAGAGCTACAGGAACACAAAGCCCAGGCCTACCTGAAAGTCAACGCCAACAGCCATGCCAGGAGGATGCAGGCCTTCGAAGCCTCGCCCATGTGGCTGCAAGATATGAAGCCTCGCAAGAATGTCTCCGCGGCCATTCCCAGCAGCATCCACAGCTCTGCCAACCAGCGAATGTACTCCACCTCCAGCCCTCAAGCGGTAGCCAAAATCCCCAAACAAAGTCCACAATCAG ATTTATGTATTGATAATGGCCCAAATTAA
- the VSTM2A gene encoding V-set and transmembrane domain-containing protein 2A isoform X2 — translation MMGIFLAYVGFVFFSVLYVQQGLSSQAKFTEFPRNVTATEGQNVEMSCAFQSGSASVYLEIQWWFLRGPEDLEPGAEVAGAQVELVPDRDPDNDGTKISTVKVQGNDISHKLQISKVRKKDEGLYECRVTDANYGELQEHKAQAYLKVNANSHARRMQAFEASPMWLQDMKPRKNVSAAIPSSIHSSANQRMYSTSSPQAVAKIPKQSPQSGARIATSHGLSVLLLVCGFVKGALL, via the exons ATGATGGGGATCTTTTTGGCATATgttggatttgttttcttttccgtTTTATATGTTCAACAAGGGCTGTCTTCTCAAG CAAAATTTACCGAGTTTCCGCGGAACGTGACGGCGACCGAGGGGCAGAATGTGGAGATGTCTTgcgctttccaaagtggctctgcCTCGGTGTATCTGGAGATCCAGTGGTGGTTCCTGCGGGGGCCCGAGGACCTGGAGCCCGGGGCCGAGGTGGCTGGTGCTCAG GTGGAGCTGGTGCCCGACCGAGACCCGGACAACGACGGGACCAAGATCAGT ACAGTGAAAGTCCAAGGCAATGACATTTCTCACAAGCTCCAGATTTCCAAAGTGAGGAAAAAGGATGAAGGCTTGTACGAATGCAGGGTGACCGATGCCAATTACGGAGAGCTACAGGAACACAAAGCCCAGGCCTACCTGAAAGTCAACGCCAACAGCCATGCCAGGAGGATGCAGGCCTTCGAAGCCTCGCCCATGTGGCTGCAAGATATGAAGCCTCGCAAGAATGTCTCCGCGGCCATTCCCAGCAGCATCCACAGCTCTGCCAACCAGCGAATGTACTCCACCTCCAGCCCTCAAGCGGTAGCCAAAATCCCCAAACAAAGTCCACAATCAG GTGCGAGGATAGCTACAAGCCATGGACTTTCTGTCCTGCTTCTTGTTTGTGGCTTTGTGAAGGGTGCTTTGCTTTAA
- the VSTM2A gene encoding V-set and transmembrane domain-containing protein 2A isoform X5: MMGIFLAYVGFVFFSVLYVQQGLSSQAKFTEFPRNVTATEGQNVEMSCAFQSGSASVYLEIQWWFLRGPEDLEPGAEVAGAQVELVPDRDPDNDGTKISTVKVQGNDISHKLQISKVRKKDEGLYECRVTDANYGELQEHKAQAYLKVNANSHARRMQAFEASPMWLQDMKPRKNVSAAIPSSIHSSANQRMYSTSSPQAVAKIPKQSPQSA, encoded by the exons ATGATGGGGATCTTTTTGGCATATgttggatttgttttcttttccgtTTTATATGTTCAACAAGGGCTGTCTTCTCAAG CAAAATTTACCGAGTTTCCGCGGAACGTGACGGCGACCGAGGGGCAGAATGTGGAGATGTCTTgcgctttccaaagtggctctgcCTCGGTGTATCTGGAGATCCAGTGGTGGTTCCTGCGGGGGCCCGAGGACCTGGAGCCCGGGGCCGAGGTGGCTGGTGCTCAG GTGGAGCTGGTGCCCGACCGAGACCCGGACAACGACGGGACCAAGATCAGT ACAGTGAAAGTCCAAGGCAATGACATTTCTCACAAGCTCCAGATTTCCAAAGTGAGGAAAAAGGATGAAGGCTTGTACGAATGCAGGGTGACCGATGCCAATTACGGAGAGCTACAGGAACACAAAGCCCAGGCCTACCTGAAAGTCAACGCCAACAGCCATGCCAGGAGGATGCAGGCCTTCGAAGCCTCGCCCATGTGGCTGCAAGATATGAAGCCTCGCAAGAATGTCTCCGCGGCCATTCCCAGCAGCATCCACAGCTCTGCCAACCAGCGAATGTACTCCACCTCCAGCCCTCAAGCGGTAGCCAAAATCCCCAAACAAAGTCCACAATCAG CCTAA